From the Halalkalicoccus sp. CGA53 genome, one window contains:
- the pyrF gene encoding orotidine-5'-phosphate decarboxylase, with product MNFFVRLGERIEAVDSVLCVGLDPDPDRIPEHLRDRDLPRWAFNRRIIDTTHEHAAAYKPNAAFYEDADGWRALTETVAYAHGRGVPVILDAKRADIGNTARRYAKLLDDSGSGHARGSGHAPDAITVNPYMGRDSLEPFLAREEKGVFVLCRTSNPGGADLQDLELTSGETVYGRVAALADLWNANGNVGLVVGATAHEELERIREQVPDLPFLVPGIGVQGGDAEAAVEFGLSNGTGLVNSSRGIIFAGEGERFDRAAGEAAKRLKKRLNRYR from the coding sequence ATGAACTTCTTCGTGCGACTCGGCGAGCGGATCGAGGCGGTCGACAGCGTCCTCTGCGTGGGACTCGATCCCGATCCGGACCGGATCCCCGAACACCTCCGCGATCGCGACCTCCCCCGGTGGGCGTTCAACCGCCGAATAATCGACACCACGCACGAGCACGCCGCCGCGTACAAGCCCAACGCAGCGTTCTACGAGGACGCAGACGGCTGGCGTGCGCTCACGGAGACGGTCGCCTACGCCCACGGGAGGGGAGTCCCCGTTATCCTGGACGCGAAACGGGCCGACATCGGCAACACGGCGAGACGGTACGCGAAACTCCTCGACGACAGTGGCAGCGGCCACGCTCGTGGCAGCGGCCACGCTCCCGACGCCATCACGGTCAACCCCTACATGGGCCGGGACTCGCTCGAACCGTTCCTCGCGAGGGAGGAGAAGGGCGTCTTCGTGCTCTGTCGGACCTCCAATCCGGGGGGAGCGGACCTCCAGGACCTCGAACTCACCTCCGGCGAGACCGTCTACGGGCGCGTCGCCGCACTCGCCGACCTCTGGAACGCGAACGGGAACGTCGGACTCGTGGTGGGTGCGACCGCCCACGAGGAACTCGAGCGCATCAGAGAACAGGTGCCGGACCTCCCGTTTTTAGTACCCGGAATCGGCGTACAGGGCGGTGACGCGGAGGCGGCCGTCGAGTTCGGCCTCTCGAACGGTACCGGTCTCGTCAACTCCTCACGCGGGATCATTTTCGCGGGCGAGGGCGAGCGCTTCGACCGCGCGGCGGGCGAGGCGGCGAAACGGCTGAAGAAGCGGCTGAACCGGTACCGATGA